The Gossypium hirsutum isolate 1008001.06 chromosome D02, Gossypium_hirsutum_v2.1, whole genome shotgun sequence region AGAATCACGAACAGTTTTAATCATTATTTACTACAAAAATTACTTACTTTATTTATCCCATTAGAACAAACACTTGCAATTTAATAATATTACAATCATTCCTTTTTCATAGATTACCAAGACTTTTAGATATAGTGGCTTTTTAGGGTcctcatttttttttattgaatcatACAATAAATAGATGAGATctacatgaatatatataattaatatttgatgttatttgatatagtgataatgtataaaatttttatattattcataaagtcatttagatttaattttaaaaacatctGATGAGATGTAGAATTTATGCTGATCAACGCAACAAACAAATTTagggtaaaagaaaaaaaaattaaggcatCCCAATATATTTCCCTTTAAATTAATAGAGTTATAGTTTGCTTGGAGTAGATGAGTTGTTAATTATTTGAtaagatttcttgaaaatatataaaaattagttgGTAAGATAATGTCTTGTTTTATTAGTTGGATTTAAGAATTATATAAAACTAACGAGTCCTAATCAAGTGAAAAACCTTACGACGAGTCTCAACATGTATGATACAAGATCATGATTATaacaaaaaagaatgaaaatgagaGACTCTTTGGAGATTTGACTAAGTTCTGTCTAAAATCTTAATACATTGCAAGCCTGCAGTTAGCTGTCACCTTCAAATTTGCCAGTTGGCAAGTTCAATTGAGTCGTACATAtctaattatatatacattttttaatatacataaaataaaaataataattttatatcagTGTAAATAAATAGATGATGTTTGAAAAAAATACTAGGCAATTTGCTTTTCGTTTCCACTATGCTTAACCTGAAGCAGGCAAGCAGCTACATGCTAATTGTCTACCAACTCATCATTGCTCCATTATTGTTATTTCGAATTAGCCCATTTTCCCCTTTTCAATGGCGGTTCCTTATAGCCGGCTTTCTTTACTTTTTCTCTATGTTGACTAAATTTTTGGCCTATAAATAAACCCCCACCTCTGCTCTGCTCTCCCATCCCACAAACTCACAATCAATTACATCCACTGTACACACTCAACATATCTTTCTCTTTGCTATTTATCCTTGATTATAATCCCAGTCTACTAACTACGATAATGAAGGGTGCTTACACCAACCCACGTTTCTTCCTTGCAATGACTGTCATGCTTGCCATGGCTGCTGCATTGGTGCAAGCTCAGGGAACTCGAGTTGGGTTCTATGCGAGAACATGCCCTCGAGCTGAATCCATTGTTAGGTCAGCAGTTCAGTCCCATTTCCGTTCTAATCCTAACATTGCACCTGGCTTGCTGAGGATGCACTTCCATGACTGCTTTGTTCAGGGATGTGACGCCTCCATCCTCATTGATGGCCCTAATACGGAGAAAACCGGCCCTCCAAACCGATTGTTGAGAGGTTATGAAGTTATTGACGATGCAAAAACTCAGCTCGAAGCTGCATGTCCTGGTGTCGTCTCATGCGCTGATATTCTAACTCTTGCAGCTCGTGACTCCGTCTTTCTGGTAAACATTACTACGTTTTCTTAATCATATACTACTAAAAGCTCTGTCAATGAATGGTTGATTATGTTTTTCTTGCATATATGAAATGCAGACGAGAGGAATAAACTGGGCGGTCCCTACTGGACGCAGAGATGGGAGGGTTTCATTGGCATCGGATACCACCATTTTGCCTGGATTTAGAGAGTCCATTGATTCTCAAAAGCAAAAGTTCGCCGCCTTTGGTCTCAACACTCAAGACCTTGTTGCTCTCGTTGGTAAGTAATTTTACTTCTATAACGTTCTAAAGTTTCTATCTGATTTACATCGAGTCTGGTTGACTTAACATTTGTTCCTTGTTGTTGCAGGAGGACACACCATAGGGACTTCAGCTTGCCAGCTTTTTAGCTACAGATTATACAACTTCACCAACGGTGGTCCAGACCCCACAATCAGCCCAGCATTCGTGCCTCAACTGCAAGCACTTTGCCCACAAAACGGTGACGGTTCAAGGCGCATTGATTTGGACACCGGTAGTGCAAATAGGTTCGACACCTCCTTCTTCGCCAACTTGAGGAATGGTCGGGGAATACTAGAGTCCGATCAAAAATTGTGGACTGATCCCTCCACCAGGACTTTTGTGCAGCGCTTCTTGGGTGAGAAAGGCTCGCGGCCTTTGAACTTTAACGTGGAATTTGCAAGGTCCATGGTGAAGATGAGCAACATTGGTGTGAAGACGGGCACTAATGGCGAAATTCGAAGAATTTGCTCTGCCATTAACTAATTTAACTGCAGTTTTATGCAGTTAATCAGGGGGGGTGATGGATATTTTCTCAATTAGCGTAAGCTGATGAAAAAAGCTAAAAAACGTTTTaagcaattttaaaaaaaaatagtacaCATGATTTTTTCCCTACGTATTTATGCAATGTTAGTATTCTTGTTAATTGtatcattatatttttcaatggatttaatatttgaattttttgtaatATCTTACTTACACTTTAAGATTTTAGCTTTTAGTTATAATAGTTGCTCCATTAGTTATCCATTTGCGGTTTGACTTATTTCACAATAAGTGCTTAATAATCATTTCCCCCTTCATTATTGATAGAGTCGTGATAACATATTTCTACATACGTTGATTATTACGAGAAAATAACACAATTTCTAACATAAGCATTGCTGAAGAAAACAAGGCTTTATTAACCATATATACTAGTTTCAAAATCTATTTTGCAAATTAGTTGGGTATAGAAATTATTTAGGGATATAGTTGAAGTCAGCACCCTGAGGGGCCGACTTTAGTATTCATATATATTAGGGTAAGGCAACCAATCAATGTTAGGGTTAGACTATGGCAAACTATCAAATGTTAGGGCTTACATGTAATATAGTTTTGTTGTACATGCATGCATAGTTGGGATGATGGGAGCCTAGCATGATGGAACTAGAGGCTTCTGATTGAGCAGATGGAAGACTGAGATGATAAAACAAGTCTCTAGATGAGTTGATGGAAGCCTAATGATAGAATAAGGTACTGAACGCTTTTGGTTGAGTAGATGGAAGATTGAGACAATACAACAAGTTTCTGGATGAGTTGATGCAAACTTGATGATGGAACAAGGCTTGCAGTTTAGTAAAaagttaattgaaataataatgacaaAGGTGTGGAGGCTGAAGATTATATATAAACACCGTCATAGCAGTTCAAGGGGAGAAGTAAGTTTTTTGAGCTTCTTTCCTTGAGCATTGTTATCTTCTTCTTGGtattatcttttaaataatttgCAATATTTATCTACCTTCTATAATCTACAAATTGAGCAACATTTTTTATGATGTGGTGAACTAAAATGATCGAATTCGAGATATGAATATTGATGTAATATTTGAGCGTGAAAGCCCGATTAACATAATGTTTAGAAAGGACATCAAGTTAGTGGATATGAGATGCAAAATTGGTCAAAAAATTGGAGCTTCGATAGGCTTGTTGAGGTATAAATTTATTACTTGTGACAATCTAGTGAGATATTTTGCAATTAATCATGTAGCAGATGATGATGATCTAGAAATAAATATTGCACTTCATGAGTCTAATGGTATTGGAAGAGTGGAGTTGTATGTTGAGCTTGACAACATTGAAAAAGAATATGGGGGTCGATATTTGAGGCTCCTAGGCGAGCCCTTTAATGGATTCGCAAATTGGAACACCGGACTCGACATGCAGGCTGATTAATAGTTCCATATCGTTGTTGGAAACTCCTTATATCTTTGATGAATACACTTAGAAGGGAATGCAATCATGATATTTTGCGTCATAGTGTCCACATAAAACCaggctttacaatttagtcctttttaaaactaagcttaatttctatcaatttaaaactttcaatttTCAACAACGGCATCTCATCAAAACTTTAATAATTGCTCAAATTAATCATTGGGTTGTCTTAATCAAATTTTCAagataaaaaaatctataaaaatggCTAGGGACTTACTTGAATAAAGGAccaaaagagtaaaaaaaaaaacccaaaaatggcGTAAAGCCCTTTCTTTTGTTCTTGTGGCCTGTTGGAAGAGATGAAGTTAGCTTTGTTTCCaccaaattttttcttttatacgtAGGTTAagttgtaattaaaaaataaattgtgttttatgttaattaaatcaaatttactTAGTTAATCAATTATTAACACTACCGTCCATGACTTTATATTTAAACATGGTTTAATTGTTGTTTTGAATCTttggttaattgcaatttaagtccccaagcaattttctaattaaaaatctatagtgattggaatttacaatttagtccctaaaccataattaatcacaattttggctaaattgactacccaaatttcaattcacctatttggtaattttataaatatctctatttaatatttacaaactcagtTTACGGAAATAGAGTTCCAAAATCGtcattttcgacaccactaaaaatcaggTCGTTACAAAATGTCAACTACTTGCTCATTTGTATTACAATATTGCAACTTGATCACCCATTTGCTACAAGTTCACGAATAAAGTGAACTTGAATGTCAATATGCTATGTTCTTCCATGATATGCTAGATTTTTGGACATAATAATTTACGCTTTGTTGTCGTAATAAATATCAATTGCTTCATTTTGTTATTGACCAAGATCAACTAAATTCTTCTCAGCCATATTCCTTGACATGTTGATGTTGTTGCTGCTGCATACTCAGCTTATAATGAAGACAAGGCTATTGTAGCTTGTTTAAACTCCAGAAAATAGTAGTCGATCTAAGATTGAATATGTAACCTGAAGTGTTTCTTCTATTTTCCAAACAGCTagtcaaatcactgttctgaacCCACCTAGCTTGAAATCTGGAACTTTTTCATACCATAACCCAAAATCAATTGTTTCAGCCCCATAGAGCAAAACTCGTTTTGCTGCCCCCAAGATGATGCTTTGAAGGCTCGTGTATAAATCTTGAAATTACCCTAACTAGAAAGGTTATGTAAGGCCTTGTTTGAGTCAAATAGATCAAGCCTTCAACCATGGTTCTAAAGTCACTTATATTAGCTTTTTTAGTCCCATCATCTATCTACAActtgttgttcaagttcattGAGGTCATTGCAATTTAGCATGTTGAATATTTTAAACAAATCAGTTGTATATTTCCCTTGTTACACAAAAGTTTCATCTTTAACTTGCTTCACTTCTAACCCAAGAAAATAATGCAACAGACCCAAGTCTGACATCTCAAACTTTCTTTCCATACACAATTTAAACTCATTAATGAGAGAAACCTGTGTAAAGAGTAGGTTCATTCTTACTTTTCTCGAAGCCATTAAAAAGAAAGTATAAGTTAATTTTGTTGTAC contains the following coding sequences:
- the LOC107907735 gene encoding peroxidase N1, yielding MKGAYTNPRFFLAMTVMLAMAAALVQAQGTRVGFYARTCPRAESIVRSAVQSHFRSNPNIAPGLLRMHFHDCFVQGCDASILIDGPNTEKTGPPNRLLRGYEVIDDAKTQLEAACPGVVSCADILTLAARDSVFLTRGINWAVPTGRRDGRVSLASDTTILPGFRESIDSQKQKFAAFGLNTQDLVALVGGHTIGTSACQLFSYRLYNFTNGGPDPTISPAFVPQLQALCPQNGDGSRRIDLDTGSANRFDTSFFANLRNGRGILESDQKLWTDPSTRTFVQRFLGEKGSRPLNFNVEFARSMVKMSNIGVKTGTNGEIRRICSAIN